The Neoarius graeffei isolate fNeoGra1 chromosome 10, fNeoGra1.pri, whole genome shotgun sequence genome has a segment encoding these proteins:
- the prr16 gene encoding protein Largen, with product MSGTTNAESEGVSKVQIKRQIKTIVEDLENILGDLKDVAKELKEVVHEIDSLTSDLQLEEMANSSKTDTLNSSSSSTTTTTTASSIERIKIYPEDAFLRSPSLASGMLTVLKRSHPPLPPTRLMPARVEDHSRSLSSGNQAKEDRTLMRNGGFSTKPINIPGRDSVCIPKSSTEKGLTLIPLLRHKKNRCPQVTRERVRFSEKVQYHGYCPDCDLQYDIDNIDMHLHSELFDMKLSPIHQCSSMAQTHVLMENGGLSLSHSFPPSTQPCVPLHATPKPQKTILRKSTTTTV from the exons ATGTCAGGGACAACAAATGCGGAATCGGAGGGAGTCTCCAAAGTTCAAATAAAAAGACAGATCAAGACAATCGTGGAAGATTTGGAGAACATCTTAGGGGACTTGAAGGATGTAGCGAAAGAACTCAAAGAG GTTGTTCATGAAATAGACTCTCTGACCTCAGACCTCCAGCTGGAAGAGATGGCAAATAGCTCAAAGACTGACACACTGAACAGCAGCTCGAGCAGTACCACAACCACTACTACTGCCTCCAGCATTGAAAGAATTAAGATCTACCCTGAAGACGCCTTCCTCAGGTCTCCGTCCCTGGCCTCTGGCATGCTCACAGTACTGAAGAGGTCCCATCCTCCTCTCCCACCCACTCGCCTGATGCCAGCGCGAGTCGAGGACCACAGCAGGAGCCTGTCTTCAGGGAACCAAGCCAAAGAGGACAGAACACTCATGCGCAATGGCGGCTTCTCTACAAAGCCCATTAACATACCAGGCAGAGATTCAGTATGCATACCTAAAAGTTCGACAGAGAAAGGACTGACTCTGATACCCCTtctgcggcacaaaaaaaatcgatgtccccAGGTGACACGGGAAAGGGTGCGATTCAGTGAAAAGGTACAGTACCATGGCTATTGCCCAGACTGTGACCTACAGTATGACATTGACAACATAGATATGCACTTACACAGTGAACTTTTTGACATGAAACTAAGCCCCATTCATCAGTGCTCCTCCATGGCCCAAACCCATGTTTTGATGGAAAACGGTGGGCTGAGCCTCAGTCACAGTTTTCCTCCTTCAACTCAACCTTGTGTGCCTCTTCATGCTACTCCAAAACCACAGAAAACCATACTACGCAAGTCCACCACAACAACTGTTTGA